The following proteins are encoded in a genomic region of Herminiimonas arsenicoxydans:
- the trmU gene encoding tRNA (5-methylaminomethyl-2-thiouridylate)-methyltransferase (Evidence 2a : Function of homologous gene experimentally demonstrated in an other organism; PubMedId : 1729205; Product type e : enzyme) yields the protein MAKKRVVIGMSGGVDSSVSAWLLKEQGYEVIGLFMKNWEDDDDSEYCSTRQDWIDAASVADVVGVDIEAVNFAAEYKDRVFAEFLREYEAGRTPNPDVLCNAEIKFKAFLDHAMLLGADMIATGHYARVREVTSGPDAGQVQLLKAVDASKDQSYFLHRLNQAQLSKTLFPLGEIRKTEVRKIAEQLQLPNASKKDSTGICFIGERPFREFLNRYLSYQPGPMKTPDGTIVGEHVGLSFYTLGQRKGIGLGGMKTHKNTDGNSGPWYVARKDVANNTLYIVQGHDHPWLLSSALSAGQMSWVAGRAPSEELVAAKTRYRQADVACSQHATADNLALAFDTPQWAVTPGQSAVLYQGDVCLGGGIITASTLTE from the coding sequence ATGGCTAAAAAGCGTGTCGTCATCGGCATGTCCGGTGGCGTCGATTCGTCGGTCTCCGCCTGGCTCTTGAAAGAACAGGGTTATGAAGTCATCGGTCTGTTCATGAAGAACTGGGAAGATGACGACGACTCCGAATACTGCTCGACCCGTCAGGACTGGATTGATGCAGCCAGCGTCGCCGACGTCGTCGGCGTCGATATCGAAGCCGTCAATTTCGCCGCAGAATACAAGGATCGTGTGTTCGCCGAATTCCTGCGCGAATACGAAGCCGGCCGCACCCCCAATCCTGATGTACTGTGCAACGCTGAAATCAAGTTCAAGGCCTTCCTCGATCACGCCATGCTGCTCGGTGCCGACATGATCGCGACCGGCCACTATGCGCGCGTGCGCGAAGTGACGTCAGGGCCGGATGCAGGCCAGGTCCAGTTATTGAAAGCAGTCGATGCCAGCAAGGATCAAAGCTACTTCCTACACCGCCTGAACCAGGCTCAATTGTCGAAGACCTTGTTCCCTCTCGGCGAAATTCGCAAAACGGAAGTGCGCAAAATCGCCGAACAGCTGCAACTGCCAAACGCGAGCAAAAAAGATTCCACCGGCATCTGCTTCATCGGCGAACGTCCATTCCGCGAATTTCTGAATCGCTACCTGTCTTATCAACCGGGTCCGATGAAAACGCCGGACGGCACGATCGTCGGCGAACACGTGGGCCTGAGTTTTTACACACTGGGGCAGCGCAAGGGCATAGGCCTGGGCGGCATGAAGACGCACAAGAATACAGATGGCAATAGCGGCCCCTGGTACGTCGCACGCAAGGACGTCGCAAACAACACGCTGTATATAGTGCAAGGTCACGATCATCCCTGGCTGCTGTCGTCTGCATTAAGTGCAGGCCAAATGAGCTGGGTCGCCGGCAGGGCGCCGAGCGAAGAACTGGTAGCCGCCAAGACACGTTATCGGCAAGCCGATGTCGCATGCTCGCAGCACGCAACAGCTGACAACCTTGCACTCGCCTTTGACACGCCGCAATGGGCTGTCACGCCCGGACAATCCGCCGTTTTATATCAAGGCGATGTATGCCTGGGTGGCGGCATCATTACCGCGTCAACGCTCACTGAATAA
- a CDS encoding putative glutamate synthase (NADPH) (Evidence 3 : Function proposed based on presence of conserved amino acid motif, structural feature or limited homology; Product type pe : putative enzyme), with protein MRDFPLRYLALMIAGCVFAVSLIMALQFDRGWWLVILSGALTTVGIADLSQSKRALLRNYPILAHFRYMFESVRPEIRQYFLEDDAAPNPFSRNQRSLVYQRAKQAIDKRPFGTQMDVYQDNYEWINHSIMPAKLASHDFRITIGAERAQPYSASVFNISAMSFGALSANAIRALNQGAQKGGFMHDTGEGSISRYHQPENAVDTGGDLMWEIGSGYFGCRSEDGSFSAEKFAVNANLPQVKMIEVKLSQGAKPGHGGMLPGAKVSIEIATARDIPEGVDCISPSSHSAFDTPTGLLQFIEQLRNLSGGKPTGFKLAIGHPWEFFGIVKAMLHTGITPDFIVIDGGEGGTGAAPVEFTDHVGVPLQEALLLAHNTLVGTKLRDKVKIGASGKIITAFDIVRTIALGADWCNSARGFMFALGCIQSQSCHTDRCPTGIATQDALRQRALVVPDKAERVANFHKNTLKALAELIAAAGLHHPSELKPHHLVRRVSANQVKLASALLPYLESGQLLSEAQATSELPEVFAKYWPIAQAESFHPIR; from the coding sequence ATGCGCGATTTCCCTCTACGTTATCTGGCCTTGATGATCGCCGGATGTGTGTTCGCAGTGTCTTTGATAATGGCCTTGCAGTTCGATCGCGGCTGGTGGCTGGTGATACTGTCCGGCGCATTGACGACCGTCGGCATTGCCGATCTCAGCCAGAGCAAACGCGCGCTGCTGCGCAATTACCCCATCCTCGCGCATTTTCGTTATATGTTTGAGTCGGTACGCCCTGAAATACGCCAGTATTTTCTCGAGGATGATGCGGCGCCCAATCCGTTTTCACGCAATCAGCGTTCGCTGGTGTATCAACGCGCCAAGCAAGCCATCGACAAACGTCCATTCGGCACGCAGATGGATGTGTATCAAGATAATTACGAATGGATCAATCACTCGATCATGCCGGCCAAACTGGCCTCGCATGATTTCCGCATCACGATAGGCGCCGAACGCGCACAGCCCTATTCGGCCAGCGTGTTCAATATTTCCGCCATGAGTTTCGGCGCCTTGTCGGCCAATGCCATCCGCGCCTTGAATCAGGGAGCGCAAAAAGGCGGCTTCATGCACGATACTGGCGAAGGCAGCATCAGTCGCTATCACCAACCAGAAAATGCAGTCGATACCGGCGGCGATCTGATGTGGGAAATCGGCTCCGGCTATTTTGGCTGTCGCAGTGAAGATGGCAGTTTTTCCGCAGAAAAATTCGCCGTTAATGCCAATCTTCCGCAAGTAAAAATGATCGAGGTAAAACTCTCGCAAGGTGCCAAACCGGGCCACGGCGGCATGCTTCCGGGCGCCAAGGTTTCCATTGAAATCGCGACTGCACGCGACATACCGGAAGGCGTGGACTGCATTTCACCCTCGTCGCATTCTGCTTTCGATACACCGACCGGCTTGCTGCAATTCATAGAACAATTGCGCAACCTGTCCGGTGGCAAGCCGACCGGCTTCAAGCTGGCAATCGGCCACCCGTGGGAATTCTTCGGCATCGTCAAGGCGATGCTGCACACCGGCATCACTCCCGATTTCATCGTCATTGACGGTGGCGAAGGCGGCACTGGCGCCGCCCCTGTCGAGTTTACCGATCACGTCGGCGTACCACTGCAGGAAGCACTACTACTTGCGCACAACACACTGGTGGGCACCAAGCTGCGCGACAAGGTGAAGATAGGCGCGTCCGGCAAGATCATTACCGCATTCGATATCGTCCGCACCATCGCACTCGGCGCCGACTGGTGCAATTCGGCGCGCGGCTTCATGTTTGCGCTCGGCTGCATCCAGTCGCAAAGCTGTCATACCGACCGCTGCCCGACCGGCATCGCCACGCAGGATGCCTTGCGTCAACGCGCACTGGTGGTGCCGGACAAGGCCGAACGCGTCGCCAATTTTCATAAAAACACATTGAAAGCCCTGGCAGAATTGATTGCCGCCGCAGGCTTGCATCATCCATCCGAACTGAAGCCGCATCATCTGGTGCGGCGCGTATCGGCCAATCAAGTCAAACTGGCTTCGGCCCTGCTGCCCTATCTCGAATCCGGTCAACTGCTCAGCGAAGCACAGGCGACCAGCGAATTGCCTGAAGTGTTTGCCAAATACTGGCCGATTGCGCAGGCAGAATCGTTTCACCCTATACGCTGA
- a CDS encoding putative Periplasmic protein TonB (Evidence 3 : Function proposed based on presence of conserved amino acid motif, structural feature or limited homology; Product type pt : putative transporter) translates to MNATSIPSSVPRLPLFLSQALKKYGPLIVIVVLHIGLFYALRSGLVHQVTKSLPTEIFASFITEQAAPEPKPQPAEPKTVPVVKKQVTRPTPRPVVTEAPSPQAITETATPPQESKEPPAVAAPSAPAAPAAPATPKMISGVSYINAPRPVYPPLDARMGNEGTVTLRVLINEKGRAERVEVQKSSGSLRMDDAARDAVMRALFKPYLEDGRPAPAFAIVPINFTLNR, encoded by the coding sequence ATGAATGCAACATCGATTCCGTCGTCAGTTCCGCGCCTCCCGCTGTTCCTGTCACAAGCACTCAAGAAATACGGTCCGCTCATCGTCATAGTGGTCCTGCATATTGGCTTGTTTTACGCTTTGCGCAGCGGCCTGGTGCATCAGGTCACCAAGTCATTACCGACCGAAATTTTCGCCAGCTTCATCACCGAACAGGCAGCGCCGGAACCAAAGCCTCAACCCGCTGAACCGAAGACGGTGCCGGTGGTAAAAAAACAGGTAACACGTCCAACGCCGCGTCCCGTCGTCACCGAAGCACCATCGCCGCAAGCCATTACCGAAACCGCCACACCGCCGCAGGAATCGAAAGAACCGCCTGCAGTCGCTGCGCCATCGGCACCTGCAGCGCCCGCCGCGCCGGCAACGCCGAAAATGATTTCAGGTGTTTCCTACATCAATGCCCCGCGTCCGGTTTATCCGCCGCTGGATGCACGCATGGGTAACGAAGGAACGGTGACGCTGCGCGTGCTGATCAATGAAAAAGGTCGTGCCGAAAGAGTCGAAGTGCAAAAATCATCAGGCTCGCTGCGTATGGACGATGCAGCACGCGATGCCGTGATGCGCGCACTGTTCAAACCCTACCTGGAAGACGGACGACCGGCTCCTGCATTTGCCATCGTCCCAATTAATTTCACATTAAATAGATAA
- the exbB gene encoding Biopolymer transport exbB protein (Evidence 2a : Function of homologous gene experimentally demonstrated in an other organism; PubMedId : 9371459, 12024217; Product type t : transporter), with product MEVSPYGLESLWSQGDFVTKGVAILLVAMSIASWYVIATKALQLMQYRRAARAAGHEFWDATSLSEGTATLGSGNPFASIAEAGVTAMRHHEAHKGHLHDELSVSDWITLSLRQAIDETSAKLQTGMAVLASVGSTAPFVGLFGTVWGIYHALVAIGTSGQASIDKVAGPVGEALIMTALGLAVAIPATFGYNALVRGNKSLIAKMNKFGFDLHALFVTGARANDTNTPGASGAKLVAVGGA from the coding sequence ATGGAAGTCAGCCCATACGGTTTGGAAAGTTTGTGGTCGCAAGGTGATTTCGTCACCAAGGGCGTCGCCATTCTGCTGGTCGCAATGTCGATCGCATCGTGGTACGTCATCGCCACCAAAGCACTGCAATTGATGCAGTATCGCCGCGCCGCACGCGCCGCCGGTCATGAATTCTGGGACGCCACCAGCCTGTCCGAAGGGACTGCCACGCTGGGCAGCGGCAATCCGTTTGCGTCCATTGCGGAAGCCGGCGTTACCGCCATGCGTCATCACGAAGCGCACAAGGGCCATTTGCACGATGAGTTGTCGGTCAGCGACTGGATCACCTTGTCGTTGCGTCAGGCCATCGATGAAACTTCCGCCAAACTGCAAACCGGCATGGCCGTATTGGCGTCGGTAGGTTCCACCGCGCCATTCGTCGGCTTGTTCGGTACCGTGTGGGGTATCTATCATGCACTGGTGGCAATCGGCACCTCGGGCCAGGCCAGCATCGATAAGGTCGCTGGCCCGGTCGGCGAAGCGCTGATCATGACCGCACTCGGTCTGGCAGTGGCGATTCCGGCAACCTTTGGTTACAACGCCCTGGTACGCGGCAACAAGAGCCTGATCGCCAAAATGAACAAATTCGGCTTCGATCTGCACGCACTGTTCGTCACCGGTGCACGCGCCAACGATACCAA
- the panD gene encoding aspartate 1-decarboxylase precursor (Aspartate alpha-decarboxylase) [Contains: Aspartate 1-decarboxylase beta chain; Aspartate 1-decarboxylase alpha chain] (Evidence 2a : Function of homologous gene experimentally demonstrated in an other organism; PubMedId : 8837478, 10049372; Product type e : enzyme), whose amino-acid sequence MQRIMLRAKIHRAKVTQADLHYEGSCGIDADLLEAADIKVGEKIELYNINNGERFSTYAIQGARGSGEISLNGAAARCAHLGDLMIICTYGPMTDEEIATYTPKIVFVDEDNHFAGMKK is encoded by the coding sequence ATGCAACGCATCATGCTCAGAGCAAAAATTCATCGCGCCAAGGTGACGCAAGCGGACCTGCATTACGAGGGTTCATGCGGGATCGACGCGGATTTGCTGGAAGCCGCAGATATCAAGGTTGGTGAAAAGATTGAGTTGTACAACATCAATAACGGCGAGCGTTTTTCTACCTATGCCATCCAAGGCGCAAGAGGTAGTGGCGAGATTTCGCTGAACGGCGCCGCCGCACGCTGTGCTCATCTCGGTGATTTGATGATCATCTGTACCTATGGTCCGATGACTGATGAAGAAATTGCGACCTACACGCCTAAGATTGTTTTTGTCGATGAAGACAATCATTTCGCTGGAATGAAAAAATAA
- the pntA gene encoding NAD(P) transhydrogenase subunit alpha (Pyridine nucleotide transhydrogenase subunit alpha) (Nicotinamide nucleotide transhydrogenase subunit alpha) (Evidence 2a : Function of homologous gene experimentally demonstrated in an other organism; PubMedId : 3525165, 1633824; Product type e : enzyme), with product MSLVIGVPRESFPGEKRVATVPEVVEKLIKLGFSVSVESGAGDDANFSDDTYRAAGAQIVQGAANLWSTSDIVFKVRAPSAEEIGLIREGSTLIGFIWPAQNPELMQQLAAKRVTVLAMDSLPRTLSRAQKMDALTSTAGVSGYRAVIEAANAFGRFFNGQITAAGKVPPAKVFIAGAGVAGLAAIGTSASLGAIVRANDTRAEVADQVVSLGGEFVKVDYDEEGSGGGGYAKVMSEGFQAAQREMYAQQAKECDIIITTALIPGKPAPKLITAEMVQSMKPGSVIVDMAAEQGGNCELTEPGKVVVKHGVTIVGYTDLPSRLPKQASTLYSTNLLRLTEELCKDAEGKKTTDGIINVNMEDEAIRGLTVIKEGNITWPPPPLKQVAAPAAKPAAAPAPAHGHGPSTTVSSPKRVVTMFVFATLLFALIGYGAPTAFLGHLTVFVLGCFIGYMVVWNVTPALHTPLMSVTNSISSIIVIGALVQVAPPLADGMARPEMLIKCLAAAGIALTAINMFGGFAVTRRMLDMFRKN from the coding sequence ATGTCTTTAGTTATAGGAGTGCCGCGGGAGTCATTCCCCGGGGAAAAACGGGTGGCGACGGTGCCAGAAGTCGTTGAAAAGCTGATCAAACTCGGCTTTTCCGTCAGCGTAGAATCCGGCGCTGGTGACGACGCCAACTTCAGCGACGATACCTACCGCGCCGCTGGTGCACAGATCGTGCAAGGAGCTGCCAACTTGTGGTCCACGTCCGATATCGTCTTCAAGGTGCGTGCTCCAAGTGCCGAGGAAATCGGTCTGATTCGCGAAGGCAGCACCCTGATCGGCTTCATCTGGCCGGCACAGAATCCTGAATTGATGCAGCAGCTTGCCGCCAAGCGCGTCACCGTTTTGGCGATGGACTCGCTGCCGCGCACGCTGTCGCGCGCGCAGAAGATGGATGCTTTGACCTCCACCGCCGGTGTCAGCGGCTATCGCGCCGTCATCGAGGCTGCCAATGCTTTCGGTCGTTTCTTCAACGGCCAGATCACGGCTGCAGGCAAGGTTCCTCCGGCCAAGGTCTTTATCGCAGGTGCTGGCGTGGCCGGTTTGGCTGCGATCGGTACTTCTGCCAGCCTAGGTGCCATCGTGCGTGCCAACGATACCCGTGCAGAAGTGGCCGATCAAGTGGTATCGCTGGGTGGCGAATTCGTGAAGGTCGATTATGACGAAGAAGGTTCGGGCGGCGGCGGCTATGCCAAGGTCATGTCCGAAGGCTTCCAAGCTGCGCAGCGTGAGATGTACGCCCAGCAGGCTAAGGAATGCGATATCATCATCACCACCGCGCTGATCCCGGGCAAACCGGCTCCGAAACTGATAACCGCCGAAATGGTTCAGTCCATGAAACCCGGCAGCGTGATCGTCGATATGGCGGCCGAGCAGGGCGGTAACTGCGAACTGACCGAACCCGGCAAGGTTGTGGTGAAACATGGCGTGACCATCGTTGGTTACACCGACCTGCCGAGCCGTCTGCCTAAGCAGGCCAGTACGCTGTACTCAACCAACCTGCTGCGCCTAACCGAAGAGCTGTGCAAGGACGCAGAAGGTAAAAAGACGACTGATGGCATCATCAACGTCAATATGGAAGACGAAGCCATTCGTGGGCTGACAGTCATCAAGGAAGGCAACATCACCTGGCCGCCTCCGCCGTTGAAGCAAGTGGCTGCTCCGGCTGCCAAACCTGCAGCGGCACCTGCGCCTGCGCACGGTCATGGCCCAAGCACCACGGTATCGTCACCTAAGCGTGTAGTCACAATGTTTGTCTTCGCGACCTTGTTGTTCGCGCTGATCGGCTATGGTGCGCCTACCGCTTTCCTCGGTCACTTGACCGTGTTTGTGCTGGGTTGCTTCATTGGTTACATGGTGGTCTGGAATGTTACTCCGGCATTGCATACGCCTCTGATGAGCGTGACCAACTCCATCTCGTCGATCATCGTGATCGGTGCGTTGGTGCAGGTCGCTCCTCCGCTGGCTGATGGCATGGCACGTCCCGAGATGCTGATCAAGTGTCTCGCCGCTGCCGGCATCGCTTTGACCGCAATCAACATGTTCGGTGGCTTTGCTGTTACCCGTCGCATGCTTGATATGTTCCGTAAGAATTAA
- the pntB gene encoding NAD(P) transhydrogenase subunit beta (Pyridine nucleotide transhydrogenase subunit beta) (Nicotinamide nucleotide transhydrogenase subunit beta) (Evidence 2a : Function of homologous gene experimentally demonstrated in an other organism; PubMedId : 3525165, 1633824; Product type e : enzyme): MSANLATVSYIGATILFILSLGGLSHPETSRRGNLYGMIGMGIAVLATIFGPRVTADGYAWIIIALVVGGAIGLYAAKKVKMTEMPELVALMHSFVGLAAALVGFASYIDPSIHLEGAEKAIHQVEIYVGIFIGAVTFSGSLIAFGKLNGKIGGKPLLLPARHVINLIGLLLVIWFGREFVNAPDVASGMTPLIIMTVIALLFGIHMVMAIGGADMPVVVSMLNSYSGWAASATGFMLGNDLLIVTGALVGSSGAILSYIMCQAMNRNFFSVIAGGFGGGAPKAGGAVKEQVGEATPVTAQETAELLREAKSVVIVPGYGMAVAQAQHTVNDITKFLRAKGTKVRFAIHPVAGRMPGHMNVLLAEAKVPYDIVMEMDEINEDFPDTDVVMVIGANDIVNPDAQEDPDSPIAGMPVLEVWKAETSIVMKRSMASGYAGVDNPLFYKENNRMLFGDAKKMLDEVLTTLESRS, translated from the coding sequence ATGTCTGCAAATCTGGCTACTGTCTCCTACATCGGAGCAACCATTCTTTTTATCCTCAGCCTGGGTGGCTTGTCGCATCCGGAAACCTCGCGTCGCGGTAACCTCTACGGCATGATCGGTATGGGCATTGCGGTGCTCGCTACGATCTTTGGCCCACGTGTAACCGCTGATGGTTACGCCTGGATCATCATCGCGCTCGTCGTCGGTGGTGCTATTGGTCTGTACGCCGCCAAGAAGGTCAAAATGACCGAAATGCCGGAACTGGTTGCATTGATGCACAGTTTCGTTGGTCTGGCCGCAGCACTGGTTGGCTTCGCCAGCTATATCGATCCGTCTATCCATCTGGAAGGCGCTGAGAAAGCCATTCATCAAGTTGAAATCTACGTCGGTATCTTTATCGGTGCAGTGACCTTCTCGGGTTCGTTGATTGCATTCGGTAAACTGAATGGAAAAATCGGCGGTAAACCTTTGTTGCTGCCAGCACGTCATGTCATCAATCTGATCGGTTTGTTGTTAGTGATCTGGTTCGGCCGTGAATTCGTTAATGCGCCCGACGTTGCCAGCGGCATGACTCCGCTGATCATCATGACCGTGATTGCCCTGCTGTTCGGTATTCACATGGTGATGGCAATTGGCGGTGCGGATATGCCGGTGGTGGTATCGATGCTCAACAGCTATTCCGGCTGGGCTGCTTCGGCTACCGGTTTCATGCTCGGCAATGATTTGTTGATCGTGACGGGTGCGCTGGTTGGCTCCTCCGGTGCGATTCTGTCGTACATCATGTGCCAGGCGATGAACCGCAATTTCTTCAGCGTGATCGCGGGTGGTTTCGGCGGTGGTGCTCCGAAGGCGGGCGGCGCGGTTAAAGAGCAGGTTGGTGAAGCGACTCCGGTCACTGCGCAGGAAACGGCGGAACTGTTGCGCGAAGCCAAGAGCGTTGTGATCGTGCCAGGTTATGGCATGGCAGTGGCACAAGCTCAGCACACCGTGAATGACATCACCAAGTTCCTGCGTGCCAAGGGTACCAAGGTGCGTTTCGCGATCCACCCTGTTGCCGGTCGCATGCCTGGTCACATGAACGTGTTGCTGGCTGAAGCCAAAGTGCCTTACGACATCGTGATGGAAATGGACGAAATCAACGAAGACTTCCCGGATACCGACGTGGTCATGGTGATTGGCGCCAATGACATCGTCAACCCGGATGCGCAGGAAGATCCGGACAGCCCGATCGCCGGTATGCCGGTGCTCGAAGTCTGGAAGGCTGAAACCTCGATCGTCATGAAACGTTCGATGGCTTCCGGTTACGCCGGCGTCGACAATCCGTTGTTCTACAAAGAAAACAATCGCATGTTGTTTGGCGATGCCAAGAAGATGCTGGATGAAGTTCTGACGACTCTCGAGTCCAGAAGCTAA
- a CDS encoding putative bacterioferritin-associated ferredoxin Bfd (Evidence 3 : Function proposed based on presence of conserved amino acid motif, structural feature or limited homology; Product type pc : putative carrier) — MIVCVCNNVSERKIRLAVDSGLTSMVELRDELEVGTCCGKCHACAKRVLRESLADMRSTQTIMFHPNAMAA; from the coding sequence ATGATTGTCTGTGTATGCAACAACGTTTCTGAACGGAAAATTCGCCTAGCGGTCGATAGCGGCCTGACGTCGATGGTAGAGTTGCGCGACGAACTGGAAGTCGGCACCTGCTGCGGCAAATGTCATGCCTGTGCGAAACGCGTCCTGCGCGAGTCCCTTGCCGATATGCGCTCAACTCAAACTATAATGTTTCATCCAAACGCAATGGCTGCATAA
- a CDS encoding putative hydrolase (Nudix family) (Evidence 3 : Function proposed based on presence of conserved amino acid motif, structural feature or limited homology; Product type pe : putative enzyme), whose product MPDVWKPSVTVAAIIERDGLFLLVEEETSEGIRFNQPAGHLDPHESLEQAVVRETLEETAHDFTPTALVGMYMSRYVSARTGHDVTYLSFSFCGEVGAKYDQPLDAGILRAVWMSYDELVACKDKHRSPSVLQRVIDYLDGKRAPLSLLQTDPSVYEVINNG is encoded by the coding sequence ATGCCCGACGTCTGGAAACCATCTGTTACTGTTGCTGCCATCATAGAGCGTGATGGCCTTTTCCTGCTGGTAGAGGAAGAAACCAGCGAAGGAATTCGTTTTAATCAGCCGGCTGGCCACCTGGACCCCCATGAGTCGCTGGAGCAGGCTGTAGTCCGCGAAACCCTGGAAGAAACCGCACACGACTTCACCCCCACCGCCCTAGTTGGCATGTATATGTCACGCTACGTTTCCGCGCGCACCGGCCACGATGTTACTTATTTAAGCTTCAGCTTTTGCGGCGAAGTCGGCGCCAAGTACGATCAACCGCTGGATGCCGGCATCTTGCGCGCCGTGTGGATGAGTTACGACGAACTGGTCGCCTGCAAGGATAAACACCGTAGCCCATCGGTATTGCAACGCGTCATCGATTATCTGGACGGCAAGCGCGCACCCCTATCATTGTTGCAGACAGACCCTTCGGTCTATGAGGTCATCAACAATGGCTAA
- a CDS encoding hypothetical protein (Evidence 5 : No homology to any previously reported sequences) has translation MAIEKATQALQEPNAAPAQPELLVSAVLHLMSHYTASNQENSSCIKLASVIERHLKALAELPELAPVLRATCQQLSEQWAAVVERTMQQPEKFKLFARLVTGPRIN, from the coding sequence ATGGCTATCGAAAAAGCGACTCAAGCATTGCAGGAACCAAACGCAGCGCCAGCGCAACCAGAGTTACTCGTTTCCGCCGTGCTGCATTTGATGTCGCATTACACCGCGAGCAATCAGGAAAACAGTTCGTGCATCAAGCTGGCCTCGGTGATCGAGCGGCATTTGAAAGCGCTGGCCGAGTTACCCGAACTGGCGCCAGTATTGCGCGCAACCTGCCAGCAGTTATCTGAACAGTGGGCGGCGGTAGTGGAGCGAACCATGCAGCAGCCGGAAAAATTCAAGTTGTTCGCGCGCCTGGTGACCGGGCCGCGCATCAACTGA
- a CDS encoding Conserved hypothetical protein (Evidence 4 : Homologs of previously reported genes of unknown function), whose amino-acid sequence MTIPASRKAQDTTAPTACNKAEEQAVTRINSRDLFQQMREVEIAHEGRIYRLRLTQLNKLILTA is encoded by the coding sequence ATGACGATCCCGGCATCACGCAAAGCACAAGACACAACTGCCCCAACCGCATGCAACAAGGCTGAGGAACAAGCCGTCACACGCATCAACAGTCGTGACTTATTTCAGCAAATGCGGGAAGTGGAAATCGCACACGAAGGCCGCATATACCGTTTGCGCTTGACGCAATTGAATAAACTGATTTTGACGGCATAA